Proteins from a genomic interval of Scomber scombrus chromosome 11, fScoSco1.1, whole genome shotgun sequence:
- the znf830 gene encoding zinc finger protein 830, with translation MATSKKGKKVVNQEELRRLMREKQRQTTEKKRVESPFAKYNSLGHLSCVLCNVQVKSELLWPAHVLGKQHKEKVAELKGAKQAPAPAPAPSQAVKRKAPNNEELNGKKVKPAVQAAGPAAASDLPGDFFQKPSKKEPAAGQTSVGLSLLAGVYDGDSDEEEAAVAGTAADALPQAADASGLPADFFDSSIPSTPAIPAISHSGSILKADTTEKTPEKKENTAEALPEGFFDDPVRDAKVRNVDAPKDQMDKEWEEFQKEIRQVNTKSEAIVAEDDEEGRLGRQIDEIDEQIECYKRVELLRDKRDVVKSKPLPRKHDPMDTDASMEEEEENEEELLGLLSRDWRAKGALA, from the coding sequence ATGGCGACCTCCAAGAAGGGGAAGAAAGTTGTAAATCAGGAGGAGCTCCGTCGATTAATGCgtgaaaaacaaagacagacgaCGGAGAAGAAGCGTGTCGAGTCCCCCTTCGCCAAATACAATAGTCTGGGACACCTCAGCTGCGTCTTGTGCAACGTGCAGGTGAAGTCGGAGCTCCTGTGGCCGGCTCATGTCCTCGGTAAACAGCACAAAGAGAAAGTTGCTGAGCTGAAAGGAGCGAAACAAGCACCGGCACCGGCACCAGCACCGAGTCAGGCGGTGAAGAGGAAAGCACCGAACAACGAGGAGCTGAACGGGAAGAAGGTGAAACCTGCGGTGCAGGCTGCAGGCCCGGCTGCTGCGTCGGATCTGCCCGGAGACTTCTTCCAGAAACCCAGCAAGAAAGAGCCAGCTGCTGGTCAAACATCTGTAGGTCTGAGTCTGTTAGCCGGGGTGTATGATGGGgacagtgatgaagaggaggctGCAGTGGCGGGGACGGCAGCAGACGCCCTTCCTCAGGCGGCTGACGCTTCAGGACTACCAGCGGATTTCTTTGACAGCTCCATCCCGTCCACACCGGCCATCCCGGCCATCTCCCACTCAGGATCCATCCTCAAAGCGGACACCACAGAGAAAACaccagaaaagaaagaaaacacagccGAGGCGCTACCTGAGGGCTTCTTCGACGACCCTGTAAGAGACGCCAAAGTGCGCAACGTGGACGCACCCAAAGACCAAATGGACAAGGAGTGGGAAGAATTTCAGAAGGAGATACGGCAGGTGAACACAAAATCTGAGGCCATCGTGGCCGAGGACGACGAGGAGGGTCGCCTCGGACGTCAGATTGACGAAATCGATGAACAAATCGAGTGTTACAAGAGAGTGGAGCTGCTGAGGGACAAGAGAGATGTGGTGAAGAGCAAACCTCTGCCCAGGAAGCATGACCCTATGGACACTGATGCCagcatggaggaggaagaggagaatgaAGAAGAACTGCTGGGGCTTTTGTCTCGGGACTGGAGAGCCAAAGGGGCATTGGCATAA